One part of the Bacteroidia bacterium genome encodes these proteins:
- a CDS encoding aromatic ring-hydroxylating dioxygenase subunit alpha, with amino-acid sequence MNQFDLSVEADISQAFTLSSDFYTQAKIYEKSKEKIFTRNWQCIGRKSEMPAAGTVRPLNFLENCLDEPLMLSRDQEGELRCLSNVCTHRGFVLVDEEKPCSEIRCRYHARRFGLDGKFKTMPQFKEAKNFPAKSDDLPQLDLKFLGELVFTAIDPAISFESWLKPMLDRVGFMPFDEFVYYPEYSQTYEVNAHWALYCDNFLEGFHIPFVHPGLNEIVSFPDYEYEIFDHGSLQVGVAKGEDRAFDLPAGHPDSGRQIAAYWFWFFPNIMFNVYPWGLSLNLINPKGLNKTEIRFETYLWKAELFNAENQDLLHLTEMEDEAVVESVQMGVKSRLYNKGRFSPKQEVAVHHFHRLVSEAMKA; translated from the coding sequence ATGAATCAATTTGATCTCTCTGTTGAGGCAGATATTTCACAAGCTTTTACCCTTAGTAGCGATTTTTATACACAGGCTAAGATATATGAAAAAAGTAAGGAGAAAATCTTTACCCGAAACTGGCAATGTATTGGTCGCAAGAGCGAAATGCCGGCTGCTGGTACAGTGCGGCCCTTAAACTTCCTGGAGAATTGTCTGGATGAACCATTGATGCTTTCCCGAGATCAGGAAGGAGAATTGAGATGTCTATCCAATGTATGTACCCATAGAGGTTTTGTTTTGGTAGATGAGGAAAAGCCTTGTTCAGAGATTAGATGTCGGTATCATGCCAGACGTTTTGGGCTGGATGGTAAGTTCAAAACCATGCCTCAATTTAAAGAAGCCAAGAACTTTCCGGCAAAGAGTGATGACCTTCCTCAATTGGATCTGAAGTTTCTGGGAGAGCTGGTTTTTACAGCCATTGATCCGGCTATTAGCTTTGAAAGTTGGCTCAAGCCCATGCTGGATCGGGTAGGGTTTATGCCTTTTGATGAATTTGTTTACTATCCGGAATATTCTCAAACCTATGAGGTCAATGCTCATTGGGCTTTGTATTGTGATAATTTTCTGGAAGGCTTCCACATTCCTTTTGTCCATCCGGGCTTGAATGAGATCGTGAGTTTTCCGGATTATGAATACGAGATCTTTGATCATGGAAGTCTGCAAGTAGGGGTAGCAAAAGGCGAAGACCGAGCCTTTGATTTACCCGCTGGTCATCCGGATTCAGGGAGGCAGATAGCGGCTTATTGGTTCTGGTTTTTCCCAAATATTATGTTCAATGTGTATCCCTGGGGGCTATCTTTAAACCTGATAAATCCCAAAGGACTGAATAAAACGGAGATCAGATTTGAAACTTATTTGTGGAAAGCTGAACTCTTCAATGCAGAGAATCAGGATCTTTTGCACCTTACGGAAATGGAAGATGAAGCTGTGGTAGAGTCTGTGCAGATGGGCGTAAAGTCTCGTTTGTATAATAAAGGTCGGTTTTCGCCTAAGCAAGAAGTAGCGGTTCACCATTTTCACAGATTGGTCTCTGAAGCCATGAAGGCCTGA
- a CDS encoding AAA domain-containing protein, whose protein sequence is MLSFQRKQNHKAASDTATPLVNLFAYIRDLFTTVKGGLRFDEDKNQWWALEDLLNITTDKAVIDREQFHFQWKNAEKPLLILKRGEADEMADAPKELRDWIEVVEEGGKAVQLIKKESKHSKFEEVASRMKAFREFKKQVDGKSLEEVSTLTLPPALNPWISLSQEDGKIYVNKVEEAEEKFGDDELRKEMFASYERNFNKHHQGQANFLQINNIYDALHDLYFQMQTSQDRQLTLSFGLVSGKIGGKEYHNFLFHLPLTLSLEKQELILEADTFAHVITCEQNFTELLEAHFQGEDSEKTHKRKLKVLQEVDNFNRDSRELNFEADYLRGSFYASAIRILEVFPKIEDLFFQGKELNYCMPAGKISEEIRFSFSPVIQTRMLNTGAHVARDAERIISSINELGGKDQNDQIPDFFKKLFSLRKPGNPLRIAYKSMAKDMEAPRIVEDLPERFLFPLAYNAEQLNIAKQLLRQDAVTVQGPPGTGKSHTIANLTSHFVAEGKSILIVSKNAKALEVIREKLPQEIRNLMVAFLKGNEHQEMLRSSIDAVKDNLSRKYEEGEILKMENDLKGLEEQFESTLSEVKSRISSQHEDLSLWDPFMKQERKASAIEWIEELARLGEVQYIKDEIYPSQESGDWAAKLIQVLDFIQESGRPEGEQIFPEEEVLPRRERLEKIFAELAEWENLYDIRMYSRIKADALNDDLLERLKEAKTIHTALCSYESLLLHPAFQLRKLKQVLDQCRPIFHYMLEEEKALLRYQIEWEDLTDLDPDLGLKEIRNLFEKYGDSGKLNILKKKFLNETQKAFYLCKVNGLEVKGLEQLLVLERSLTQAARIKQLQILMNNFGRGVGIEVEKDQVESSFEHWDSLEVSLKKFEDFNLMLRSIGAEILSKESTERPAQIEFLTSLSAYKGYEETRREWEEISLGLQEHKELHKAIKERELVLFDQEIQELKEAKAWEAENLRHAALLEELRELLPQTFEYLSQTEELELSEVQLNREILALKIQKVLQGSLEALGNPRELIEALKNIQKDIQKKVVELIAYKTWYHKQIQISDEQKSALTAWRNDLVNIGKGHGKNAEKNMKSAVSNMRLAREVVPVWVMQQDTAINFFQDPNPGQFDVLIVDEASQCDISMLNLIYRSKKCIIVGDENQTAVATQARLFPLSRTNQLLDRYLINHPFKQQFNINNRSSSVYSLSGVIYPNIISLREHFRCRPELIGFSNKYVYDKQIIPLKTSTDNLYGAAAEVHYIEDDPKNPKKPAIVKACVQLIGGLIEDVEAGRLPNLPTLGILCLDSSNEEHRDLLNKEFNRHPLIKAHREELKLLVGTSREFQGDERDIMILTTTASHSFTAEGKIRAPRSVMGEDMSRIYNVASSRAREKAILLHSIHPEALAKMKPECFRKRIIDYFSIQMMENEKEEKVYQASDMHASLGEMGRMVFEKLAEEGFGEHLVPQYKLGPYEVDLALIKDGKKKAIFLDLMKGSADNLDKQLVLERAGWDCYRLQPLEWVLSEEGAMEKLSQWVKS, encoded by the coding sequence ATGCTCTCTTTCCAAAGAAAACAAAATCATAAAGCAGCCTCTGATACTGCAACTCCTCTTGTAAATCTATTCGCTTATATCAGAGATCTGTTTACCACTGTCAAGGGTGGTCTCCGATTTGATGAAGACAAAAATCAATGGTGGGCCCTTGAAGACTTGCTCAATATTACCACAGATAAGGCCGTCATTGATCGGGAACAATTTCACTTTCAGTGGAAAAATGCAGAAAAGCCGCTGCTCATCCTCAAAAGAGGGGAAGCCGATGAAATGGCGGATGCCCCAAAAGAACTCAGAGACTGGATTGAAGTTGTAGAAGAAGGAGGCAAAGCAGTACAGCTCATCAAGAAAGAATCCAAACACAGCAAATTTGAGGAGGTCGCCAGCCGAATGAAGGCATTCAGAGAATTCAAAAAGCAGGTGGATGGTAAAAGTTTGGAAGAAGTCAGTACCCTCACGCTTCCACCAGCCTTAAATCCCTGGATCAGCCTTAGTCAGGAAGACGGTAAAATTTATGTAAATAAAGTGGAAGAAGCGGAGGAAAAATTTGGGGATGATGAACTGAGAAAAGAAATGTTTGCTTCTTATGAAAGGAATTTCAACAAACACCATCAGGGGCAGGCAAATTTCCTCCAGATCAACAACATATATGATGCCCTTCACGACCTATACTTCCAAATGCAAACCAGCCAGGATCGTCAGCTAACGCTGTCATTTGGGCTGGTTTCTGGCAAGATAGGGGGCAAAGAGTATCACAACTTTCTGTTTCACTTACCCCTCACCCTCTCTCTCGAGAAACAGGAACTAATACTGGAAGCGGACACCTTCGCCCATGTAATTACCTGTGAGCAGAACTTCACAGAATTGCTGGAAGCCCATTTTCAGGGAGAAGATTCCGAAAAGACCCACAAGCGCAAGCTCAAGGTTCTGCAGGAAGTCGACAACTTCAATAGAGATAGCCGCGAACTAAATTTCGAAGCTGATTACCTCCGGGGAAGTTTTTATGCATCAGCCATTCGTATTCTCGAAGTCTTCCCAAAAATTGAGGACCTATTCTTTCAGGGGAAAGAACTCAATTACTGCATGCCTGCAGGGAAAATAAGTGAGGAAATTCGCTTTAGTTTTTCCCCCGTTATTCAAACCCGCATGCTCAATACGGGAGCTCATGTCGCAAGAGATGCGGAACGTATCATTTCCAGTATCAATGAATTGGGCGGGAAAGATCAAAACGATCAAATTCCGGATTTCTTCAAAAAACTCTTTAGCCTGAGAAAACCGGGCAATCCTTTACGGATCGCTTATAAGAGTATGGCTAAAGATATGGAAGCTCCACGCATAGTAGAAGATCTTCCGGAAAGATTTCTCTTTCCTTTGGCCTATAATGCCGAACAGCTCAACATCGCTAAACAATTGCTGCGTCAGGATGCCGTAACGGTACAGGGCCCTCCCGGAACCGGAAAGAGCCACACCATCGCCAACCTGACTTCGCATTTTGTTGCCGAGGGTAAATCTATCCTCATTGTTTCCAAAAATGCCAAGGCACTGGAAGTAATTCGTGAAAAACTTCCTCAGGAAATTCGCAACCTTATGGTGGCTTTCCTCAAAGGAAATGAACACCAGGAAATGCTCCGCAGCTCTATCGATGCGGTCAAAGATAACCTTAGCAGGAAATACGAGGAAGGAGAGATCCTCAAGATGGAAAATGACTTAAAGGGACTGGAGGAACAATTTGAAAGCACTCTTTCAGAAGTCAAAAGCCGTATTAGCTCTCAACATGAAGACCTAAGCCTCTGGGATCCATTTATGAAGCAGGAAAGAAAAGCTTCCGCCATAGAGTGGATCGAGGAGTTGGCACGCTTGGGAGAGGTTCAGTATATCAAAGATGAAATTTATCCTTCACAGGAAAGTGGCGATTGGGCGGCCAAGCTAATTCAGGTGCTTGATTTTATCCAGGAAAGCGGGCGTCCGGAAGGAGAACAAATTTTCCCCGAAGAAGAAGTGCTCCCCAGAAGAGAACGTTTGGAAAAAATCTTTGCGGAATTGGCTGAATGGGAAAATCTGTATGATATCAGGATGTATTCCCGCATCAAAGCTGATGCATTGAATGATGACTTGCTAGAAAGACTCAAGGAAGCAAAAACTATCCATACAGCTTTGTGTAGTTATGAAAGTTTGTTATTGCATCCCGCTTTTCAACTCCGCAAATTAAAGCAGGTTCTGGATCAATGTCGTCCGATCTTCCATTATATGTTGGAAGAAGAAAAAGCCTTGCTTCGCTACCAGATCGAATGGGAAGACTTAACAGATCTTGATCCTGATTTGGGCTTGAAAGAGATTCGCAATCTCTTCGAAAAGTATGGAGACTCTGGAAAACTCAATATCCTCAAAAAGAAATTCCTCAACGAAACCCAAAAAGCCTTTTACCTCTGCAAGGTAAATGGCCTGGAAGTAAAAGGGCTGGAACAATTGCTGGTACTGGAAAGGAGCCTTACCCAGGCAGCGCGCATCAAGCAATTGCAAATCCTGATGAATAATTTTGGTCGGGGTGTGGGAATAGAAGTAGAAAAAGACCAGGTTGAAAGTAGCTTTGAGCATTGGGATTCTTTGGAGGTATCCCTCAAGAAATTTGAAGATTTCAATTTGATGCTCCGATCTATAGGAGCGGAGATTCTTTCCAAAGAATCAACAGAAAGACCTGCCCAGATAGAATTCCTGACCAGCCTTTCCGCCTACAAAGGCTACGAGGAGACCAGAAGGGAATGGGAAGAAATCAGTTTAGGCTTGCAAGAGCATAAAGAATTGCATAAAGCCATCAAAGAAAGAGAGCTCGTCCTTTTCGATCAGGAAATCCAAGAACTCAAAGAAGCGAAAGCCTGGGAAGCAGAAAACCTCAGACATGCGGCTCTTCTTGAAGAATTGCGAGAGCTTTTACCCCAAACTTTTGAGTATCTGAGTCAGACCGAAGAGTTGGAACTTTCCGAAGTCCAATTGAATCGGGAAATCCTGGCTCTCAAAATCCAGAAAGTCCTGCAAGGAAGTTTGGAAGCATTGGGTAATCCACGCGAACTTATTGAAGCCTTGAAAAATATTCAAAAGGATATCCAGAAGAAGGTCGTAGAACTGATTGCCTACAAAACCTGGTATCACAAGCAAATTCAGATCAGTGATGAGCAAAAATCGGCCTTAACTGCCTGGAGAAATGATCTGGTAAACATCGGGAAAGGGCATGGAAAAAATGCCGAAAAGAATATGAAGTCAGCAGTCAGCAATATGCGCCTGGCAAGAGAAGTTGTCCCCGTATGGGTCATGCAGCAGGATACTGCGATCAATTTCTTCCAGGATCCCAATCCCGGACAATTTGATGTACTCATCGTAGACGAGGCCAGTCAATGTGATATCAGTATGCTCAACCTCATCTACCGAAGTAAAAAATGCATCATAGTCGGAGATGAAAACCAGACAGCTGTAGCAACTCAGGCTAGGCTTTTCCCCTTGAGCAGAACCAATCAGCTTTTGGATCGCTACCTGATCAATCATCCCTTCAAACAACAATTCAACATCAACAATCGCTCGAGTAGTGTATACAGCCTGAGTGGGGTAATTTATCCCAACATCATCAGCCTGAGAGAGCATTTTCGTTGTCGTCCGGAATTGATCGGCTTTTCCAATAAATATGTATATGACAAGCAAATCATCCCACTAAAAACTTCGACCGATAATCTCTATGGAGCAGCAGCAGAAGTTCATTATATAGAAGATGATCCTAAAAACCCCAAGAAGCCGGCCATTGTCAAGGCTTGTGTTCAATTGATTGGGGGCTTGATCGAAGATGTAGAAGCCGGAAGGCTCCCAAACTTGCCTACACTTGGTATTCTCTGTCTGGACTCTTCTAATGAAGAGCATCGCGACCTCCTCAACAAAGAATTTAACCGCCATCCTCTAATCAAGGCGCATAGAGAAGAATTGAAATTGCTGGTAGGTACTTCCCGCGAGTTTCAGGGAGATGAAAGAGACATCATGATCCTGACTACAACTGCTAGTCATTCCTTTACAGCAGAAGGGAAAATACGCGCTCCTCGTTCGGTTATGGGAGAAGATATGTCACGTATCTACAATGTCGCCAGTTCGAGAGCCAGGGAAAAAGCCATTCTTTTGCACAGCATTCATCCGGAAGCTCTGGCGAAAATGAAGCCCGAATGTTTCCGAAAAAGAATCATTGACTATTTCTCTATTCAGATGATGGAAAACGAGAAAGAAGAAAAAGTGTACCAGGCTTCTGATATGCATGCTTCTTTAGGGGAAATGGGCAGGATGGTATTTGAGAAATTGGCAGAAGAGGGCTTCGGAGAGCATCTGGTTCCCCAATACAAATTAGGACCTTATGAAGTTGATTTGGCTTTGATCAAAGATGGAAAGAAGAAAGCCATCTTCCTCGACCTCATGAAGGGATCAGCAGATAATCTTGATAAGCAGCTGGTATTGGAAAGAGCAGGCTGGGACTGCTATAGACTACAGCCCTTGGAATGGGTGCTTTCCGAAGAGGGAGCTATGGAAAAATTGTCGCAATGGGTAAAGAGCTGA